One region of Mucilaginibacter gotjawali genomic DNA includes:
- a CDS encoding rhodanese-like domain-containing protein, whose product MSLLTELLLSPGTVVVDVRSPEEFNSGHAEASINIPLNELNTRLEELKQMKNIILCCASGMRSQMASQLLKQYGIDCCDGGSWVTIKNYSMN is encoded by the coding sequence ATGAGCCTGTTGACAGAATTACTATTATCGCCGGGAACCGTTGTTGTTGATGTAAGATCGCCTGAGGAATTTAATTCCGGGCACGCTGAAGCAAGTATCAATATCCCTTTAAATGAACTTAATACGCGGCTTGAAGAACTGAAGCAAATGAAAAACATTATACTTTGCTGTGCGTCGGGCATGCGGAGCCAGATGGCCAGCCAGCTTTTAAAACAATATGGGATTGATTGCTGCGATGGTGGGTCGTGGGTAACTATTAAAAATTATTCAATGAATTAA
- a CDS encoding tetratricopeptide repeat protein, with product MFTNRTRLFIGTIFFLSLIILVDRHLYELSSVALMMIVLLGWDYLRQGTLVVASKQFHHKDYEKAERTLSEILRPQWLAKNRRGYYEFLMGGVCLQKQDFEDAEKHYEIAAQYPLRSITDHVAALVHVANISIRQGNFDKAEAYLQLTEKHNAKINAKMKDVISRLHQEIKKNKR from the coding sequence ATGTTTACCAACAGGACCCGTTTATTTATCGGCACTATTTTTTTCCTGTCGCTGATCATTTTGGTAGACCGGCACCTGTATGAATTGTCATCAGTTGCGCTGATGATGATCGTTTTGCTGGGCTGGGATTATTTGAGGCAGGGCACTTTGGTAGTAGCTTCAAAGCAATTTCATCATAAAGATTACGAAAAAGCTGAACGTACCTTATCTGAAATATTAAGGCCGCAATGGCTGGCCAAAAACAGGCGGGGATATTATGAGTTTTTAATGGGCGGGGTTTGCCTGCAAAAGCAGGATTTTGAAGATGCCGAAAAACATTACGAAATTGCCGCTCAATACCCTTTACGTTCCATAACGGACCATGTGGCCGCGCTGGTGCATGTGGCCAATATCAGCATCAGGCAGGGTAATTTTGACAAGGCCGAAGCTTATTTGCAGCTTACCGAAAAACATAACGCTAAAATTAACGCCAAAATGAAGGATGTGATCAGCCGACTTCACCAGGAAATAAAGAAAAATAAACGGTAG
- a CDS encoding CopD family protein: MYPYVLSIHIIFVVCWFAGLFYMVRLFIYHTEAQEKPEPDRRILSEQFVIMEHKLWYIITVPSMVLVLAAGLTMLYMLPVWLQQPWMHLKLMFVVLLLVYHFVCQNIMKQMAKGIFKRTSTQLRLWNEVATILLFAIVFLAVLKDAVNWIYGLVGLVLLSIMLMIGVKIYKRFRTKDK; this comes from the coding sequence ATGTATCCTTACGTCCTTTCCATACACATCATTTTTGTAGTCTGCTGGTTTGCCGGGTTGTTTTATATGGTGCGCCTTTTTATTTACCACACCGAGGCGCAGGAAAAACCAGAACCTGACCGCCGGATACTTTCTGAACAGTTCGTGATCATGGAGCACAAGCTCTGGTATATTATTACTGTACCGTCTATGGTGCTGGTATTGGCCGCAGGGTTAACCATGCTGTATATGCTGCCTGTGTGGCTGCAACAGCCATGGATGCACTTGAAGCTGATGTTTGTGGTGTTGTTACTGGTTTATCATTTTGTTTGCCAAAACATCATGAAGCAAATGGCAAAAGGGATCTTTAAACGTACCTCCACCCAATTGCGCCTCTGGAACGAAGTGGCCACCATCCTTTTATTTGCGATAGTTTTCCTTGCTGTTTTAAAAGATGCCGTAAACTGGATCTATGGGCTTGTCGGCCTAGTTCTTTTATCCATCATGCTGATGATCGGCGTAAAAATTTACAAGCGTTTCCGCACAAAAGATAAATAG
- a CDS encoding type II toxin-antitoxin system RelE/ParE family toxin has translation MAEKVPHKIIYTQRSLANIRAIRSYLLYKFTQKEVDNLYRLINEFESVVAVFPQLYPLITGSKKVRRAVLSKQLSVFYTFSKDALRIAAILDNRMDNAKWPR, from the coding sequence ATGGCTGAAAAAGTTCCACATAAAATAATTTACACCCAGCGTTCTCTTGCCAATATCAGGGCGATAAGAAGTTATTTACTGTATAAATTCACTCAAAAAGAAGTTGATAATCTTTACAGGTTGATAAATGAGTTTGAAAGCGTTGTTGCGGTATTTCCTCAATTATATCCTTTAATTACTGGTAGTAAAAAAGTACGACGTGCTGTTCTGAGCAAGCAATTATCAGTATTTTACACGTTTTCGAAAGATGCGCTGCGAATTGCTGCCATACTTGATAACAGGATGGATAACGCCAAATGGCCGCGTTAA
- a CDS encoding response regulator transcription factor, whose amino-acid sequence MPNKKRILLAEDEEHLLEAIKLNLELEGYKVSTATNGKKALQIFKEERFNLVILDVMMPEIDGFVVAETIRLENSEVPIMFLTAKNTNEDKISGLKKGADDYLTKPFNLEELILRVNNLVKRSLKGDELKEFNSYKIGDKTIHFNSFELVNGDGSITPLTKKETMLLKLLIERRNDAVSREQILETVWNYDVYPSTRTIDNFILTFRKYFEPDPKNPVYFHSIRGVGYKFTDNQH is encoded by the coding sequence ATGCCAAACAAAAAAAGAATTTTACTGGCCGAAGATGAAGAGCATCTTTTAGAAGCCATAAAACTGAACCTGGAGCTGGAAGGTTACAAGGTTTCAACTGCTACCAATGGCAAAAAAGCCTTGCAGATATTTAAAGAAGAACGTTTTAATTTAGTAATACTGGACGTAATGATGCCCGAAATTGACGGCTTTGTGGTTGCTGAAACCATCAGGCTGGAGAACTCAGAGGTGCCTATTATGTTCCTTACTGCTAAAAACACAAACGAGGATAAAATTTCGGGGCTGAAAAAAGGAGCAGATGATTATTTAACCAAACCCTTTAACCTGGAAGAATTGATTTTGCGGGTAAATAACCTGGTGAAACGCAGCCTTAAAGGCGACGAGCTGAAAGAATTTAACAGCTACAAGATCGGGGACAAAACCATCCACTTTAATTCTTTTGAACTGGTAAACGGAGATGGATCGATCACCCCGCTAACAAAAAAAGAAACCATGCTGCTTAAACTGCTGATTGAGCGCCGTAACGACGCCGTATCGCGCGAGCAAATACTGGAAACGGTTTGGAATTACGATGTATATCCATCTACCCGCACCATCGATAACTTTATCCTTACTTTCCGTAAATATTTTGAACCTGACCCTAAAAACCCGGTTTATTTTCACTCTATCCGCGGTGTAGGCTATAAATTTACTGATAACCAGCATTAA
- a CDS encoding rhodanese-like domain-containing protein → MGFLESLKQIFGLTPGVDFEALIAGGAKIIDVRSPGEFSGGHVKGSVNIPLGMLAGKVSKMKKDQPIITCCASGMRSRSAKAMLQSQGFTNVHNGGSWHSLNKYI, encoded by the coding sequence ATGGGATTTTTAGAAAGTTTAAAACAAATATTCGGATTAACACCGGGCGTTGATTTTGAGGCGTTGATAGCTGGTGGCGCAAAAATTATTGATGTTCGCTCGCCAGGGGAGTTTTCGGGAGGGCATGTAAAAGGGTCGGTAAATATCCCGCTCGGTATGCTCGCCGGCAAGGTAAGCAAGATGAAAAAAGATCAGCCAATCATTACCTGTTGTGCCTCGGGCATGCGCAGCCGTTCGGCAAAGGCCATGTTACAATCACAGGGATTTACAAACGTGCATAACGGCGGCAGCTGGCACAGCCTTAACAAATACATTTAA
- a CDS encoding sensor histidine kinase, with translation MRRSFIIFYALITYALAELTWWAYLLVKAMPSSFGMIMGEGSVFIFVFFVGAYSLHRSILKERKLQEQKKNFLLSVTHELKSPLASIKILLQTIQKRDLTKKQTLDFIEKSLKDIERLDDMVENMLLASKIDNQSYTFPKDKFNLSGLVDSIVNRLQITKCESNQQIIDAEIEPKIEITGDKFALTSVVTNLIENAIKYSGPCATVAVKLFSKDDKVYLQVADHGIGISDMEKGRIFDKFYRVGSEDTRNTKGTGLGLYIVKEVLDKHQASIKVKDNRPVGSIFEVVFD, from the coding sequence ATGAGAAGATCATTCATCATATTTTACGCGCTCATCACCTATGCGTTGGCTGAGTTAACCTGGTGGGCCTATTTGCTTGTAAAAGCAATGCCGAGCAGCTTTGGCATGATCATGGGCGAAGGTTCGGTGTTTATATTTGTATTTTTTGTTGGGGCATACTCCCTGCACAGATCTATACTGAAAGAGCGCAAATTACAGGAACAAAAGAAGAACTTCCTCCTTTCGGTAACTCACGAGCTAAAATCGCCTTTAGCATCCATCAAAATACTTTTGCAAACCATCCAGAAACGCGATCTTACAAAAAAACAAACGCTTGATTTTATCGAAAAATCGTTAAAGGATATAGAGCGCCTGGATGATATGGTAGAAAATATGCTGCTGGCATCAAAAATTGATAACCAGTCGTACACTTTTCCAAAAGATAAATTCAATCTGTCGGGCCTGGTTGACAGTATCGTTAACCGCCTGCAGATCACCAAATGCGAAAGTAACCAGCAAATTATTGACGCTGAAATTGAGCCAAAGATCGAGATCACCGGCGATAAATTCGCCTTAACTTCGGTGGTTACCAACCTGATTGAAAACGCTATTAAATATTCGGGGCCATGCGCAACGGTTGCGGTAAAACTGTTTTCGAAAGACGATAAGGTTTATTTACAGGTTGCCGATCATGGCATCGGCATATCAGATATGGAGAAGGGCCGTATCTTTGATAAGTTTTACAGGGTAGGCAGCGAGGACACCCGTAACACAAAAGGCACCGGTTTAGGTCTTTATATTGTAAAAGAAGTGCTTGATAAGCACCAGGCCAGTATAAAAGTGAAAGATAACCGACCTGTTGGTAGTATATTTGAAGTGGTTTTTGATTAA
- the hemE gene encoding uroporphyrinogen decarboxylase, translating to MRDSLLIKAAFSEKTGRPPVWMMRQAGRFMKEYWDIKNKYSFLEMCKTPEIAADVTMLPVDLLGVDAAILFSDILVTGEAMGGDLSFSQGVGPKFANPVRTQADVDQLETEVGDKLQYVADAIKVIQQRLNARLPDGQGSIPLIGFAGAPFTVMSYLVEGGSSKDFKLTKLMIHNHPELAHQLLSKIATVTANYLNMQIAAGVNAVQIFDSWAQALAWEDYKEFSHRYIVEIISKLNRKDIPVISFCKGSSVFAPLMAEAKPDVISIDWNVDLLDIKQRLPKGIAVQGNLDPHILYADKKVIKDRIYRLFDRMKDEQGFIFNLGHGIMPDIPFENVKYAVDIIKSYSPPTS from the coding sequence ATGAGAGATTCATTACTGATAAAAGCCGCATTTTCGGAGAAAACAGGACGCCCGCCAGTGTGGATGATGCGCCAGGCAGGCCGTTTTATGAAAGAATATTGGGATATTAAAAACAAATATTCCTTCCTGGAGATGTGCAAAACGCCAGAGATTGCCGCGGATGTTACCATGCTGCCGGTCGACCTGCTGGGTGTTGACGCCGCCATTTTATTTTCAGATATCCTGGTAACAGGCGAAGCTATGGGCGGCGATCTCAGTTTCAGCCAGGGTGTAGGGCCAAAGTTTGCCAACCCGGTACGCACACAGGCCGACGTGGATCAACTGGAAACAGAAGTTGGGGATAAGCTGCAATATGTTGCTGACGCGATAAAAGTAATACAACAAAGACTAAATGCCCGCCTGCCGGACGGGCAGGGTTCCATCCCACTGATCGGTTTTGCAGGCGCCCCTTTTACGGTAATGAGTTACCTGGTTGAAGGCGGTTCATCAAAAGATTTTAAGCTTACCAAATTGATGATCCACAACCACCCGGAACTGGCCCACCAGTTACTATCCAAAATAGCGACAGTTACTGCCAATTACCTCAACATGCAGATCGCTGCAGGCGTTAATGCGGTACAAATCTTCGATAGCTGGGCGCAGGCGCTGGCCTGGGAAGATTATAAAGAGTTTTCGCACCGGTACATTGTGGAGATCATCAGCAAACTTAACCGGAAAGATATCCCCGTGATCTCCTTCTGCAAAGGCAGCTCGGTTTTTGCGCCACTAATGGCCGAAGCGAAACCTGATGTAATTTCTATCGACTGGAATGTTGATCTTTTGGATATTAAACAGCGTTTACCAAAAGGCATCGCCGTACAGGGCAACCTGGATCCGCATATTTTATATGCCGATAAAAAAGTAATTAAAGACCGTATCTACCGCCTGTTCGACCGGATGAAGGATGAACAGGGGTTCATATTTAATTTGGGCCATGGCATTATGCCGGATATCCCTTTTGAAAATGTGAAATACGCGGTTGATATCATAAAAAGCTACAGCCCCCCGACCTCCTAA
- the hemB gene encoding porphobilinogen synthase, giving the protein MLQRPRRNRKSEVIRQMVQETHVSAANLIFPLFIIEGIAQKTEVASMPGIFRYSIDNLLREIESCLKLGLNSFDLFPNIDESLKDKYATESHREQSLYLRAIREVKKNFPEACVITDVAMDPYSSDGHDGIVENGEILNDETLEVLGKMALAHAQCGADIIAPSDMMDGRVGYIRRVLDENKFTNVSIMSYSAKYASAFYGPFRDALNSAPKFGDKKTYQMNPANQREALIEANLDELEGADFLMVKPALPYLDIIKLIKDHTELPVAAYNVSGEYAMIKAAIQKGWLNEQRAITEVLTSIRRAGASAILTYHAKEVLENKWL; this is encoded by the coding sequence ATGTTACAACGACCCCGTAGAAACCGGAAAAGCGAAGTTATCCGCCAGATGGTACAGGAAACGCACGTCAGTGCGGCTAACCTGATCTTCCCTTTATTTATTATTGAAGGTATCGCCCAAAAAACTGAAGTGGCATCTATGCCGGGCATCTTTCGCTATTCGATAGATAATTTGCTGCGCGAAATTGAAAGCTGTTTGAAACTGGGTTTAAATTCTTTCGATCTGTTTCCAAATATTGACGAATCGTTAAAAGATAAATATGCTACCGAAAGCCACCGCGAACAAAGCCTGTATCTGCGTGCCATCCGCGAGGTAAAAAAGAATTTCCCTGAAGCCTGTGTGATCACCGACGTGGCCATGGACCCCTACAGCAGCGACGGGCATGATGGCATTGTTGAAAACGGCGAGATCCTGAACGACGAAACCCTTGAGGTTTTGGGCAAAATGGCCCTTGCCCATGCACAATGCGGCGCCGATATTATTGCACCATCAGATATGATGGACGGGCGTGTAGGCTATATTCGCAGGGTATTGGACGAAAATAAGTTTACCAACGTTTCAATCATGTCGTACTCGGCTAAATATGCCAGCGCCTTTTACGGGCCGTTCAGGGATGCTTTAAATTCGGCCCCAAAATTCGGGGATAAGAAAACTTACCAGATGAACCCGGCCAACCAGCGCGAAGCTTTGATTGAGGCCAATCTGGATGAGCTTGAAGGCGCCGATTTTTTAATGGTAAAACCAGCCCTGCCTTACCTGGATATTATTAAATTGATAAAAGACCATACGGAACTGCCGGTTGCGGCATATAATGTAAGCGGTGAGTACGCCATGATAAAGGCAGCCATCCAAAAAGGCTGGCTGAATGAGCAGCGTGCCATCACCGAAGTACTTACTTCTATCAGGCGTGCAGGCGCCAGCGCGATATTAACCTATCACGCAAAGGAAGTATTGGAGAATAAATGGTTGTAA
- the hemL gene encoding glutamate-1-semialdehyde 2,1-aminomutase — protein MFDSLKKKFSGDGDEPVGTTTKPDISREKSAALYEKAKTYFPGGVNSPVRAFKSVYGTPLFIEKGDGSAIWDADGNQFIDFCGSWGPLILGHNHPKVREKVMEVMQNGTSFGAPTALENELAELIVKNNKFIQKLRFVSSGTEAVMSAIRLARGYTKRDKILKFEGCYHGHTDALLVKAGSGLVTFGETSSAGVPKSFADETIVVALNDKAAVEEAFAEFKDQIAAVIIEPIPANNGLLLQEKEYLQFLRDICTKNGTLLFFDEVISGFRVGFEGAAGYYQVKPDIITYGKIIGGGLPVGCYGSSAEIMGNVSPDGPVYQGGTLSGNPVAMAAGIAQLTELLRSGFYKDLNKKTEEFTDAIQRFATARNYTFKVFTIGSIFWFAFTNKESIRRADEVDAASMDKFKKLHRELLNRGVYFGPSGYEVGFISSAHTKIDLEKAKRAIFESLEVVFNGK, from the coding sequence ATGTTCGATTCTTTAAAAAAGAAATTCAGTGGTGATGGTGATGAACCGGTAGGTACAACTACCAAACCGGATATCAGCAGGGAGAAGTCTGCGGCTTTGTATGAAAAAGCGAAAACGTATTTCCCGGGTGGAGTAAACTCGCCGGTAAGGGCATTTAAATCCGTATACGGTACGCCCCTGTTTATTGAGAAGGGTGACGGCAGCGCAATATGGGATGCCGACGGCAACCAGTTTATTGATTTTTGCGGCTCCTGGGGGCCGCTCATCCTGGGGCATAACCATCCTAAGGTAAGGGAGAAAGTAATGGAGGTGATGCAAAACGGCACTTCATTTGGCGCACCAACCGCGCTTGAAAATGAGCTGGCCGAGCTGATCGTTAAAAACAATAAATTTATTCAAAAACTGCGTTTTGTAAGTTCAGGTACCGAGGCGGTAATGTCGGCTATCAGGCTGGCAAGGGGTTATACCAAGCGCGATAAGATCTTGAAGTTTGAGGGTTGCTACCATGGGCATACCGATGCGTTGCTGGTAAAGGCAGGCTCGGGCCTGGTTACTTTTGGTGAAACATCATCAGCCGGGGTGCCTAAATCATTTGCCGATGAAACCATAGTAGTAGCCTTAAATGATAAAGCAGCGGTAGAAGAAGCTTTTGCAGAATTCAAGGACCAGATAGCAGCCGTGATCATTGAGCCTATCCCGGCGAATAATGGTTTGCTGTTGCAGGAAAAAGAATACCTGCAATTCCTTCGGGATATCTGCACCAAAAACGGCACTTTATTATTTTTCGACGAAGTGATCTCCGGCTTCAGGGTCGGATTTGAAGGCGCAGCAGGTTATTACCAGGTAAAACCGGATATCATCACTTATGGAAAGATCATTGGCGGCGGATTACCTGTTGGCTGCTATGGGTCATCTGCCGAAATAATGGGCAATGTATCTCCTGACGGGCCGGTTTACCAGGGTGGCACTTTATCGGGCAACCCGGTAGCCATGGCAGCAGGTATTGCGCAGCTGACTGAATTATTAAGATCCGGCTTTTACAAGGATCTTAACAAAAAGACCGAAGAATTTACCGATGCCATACAGCGTTTTGCCACGGCACGGAATTATACGTTTAAAGTATTCACTATCGGCTCCATTTTCTGGTTTGCATTTACCAATAAGGAAAGCATCCGCAGGGCCGATGAAGTGGATGCCGCGAGCATGGATAAATTTAAAAAGTTACACCGCGAATTGCTTAACAGGGGCGTTTATTTTGGCCCCTCAGGCTACGAAGTTGGGTTTATATCGTCGGCCCATACCAAAATCGACCTTGAAAAAGCAAAACGCGCTATATTTGAAAGTCTGGAAGTGGTGTTTAACGGGAAGTAA